In Saccharicrinis fermentans DSM 9555 = JCM 21142, a genomic segment contains:
- a CDS encoding glycoside hydrolase family 3 N-terminal domain-containing protein, which produces MLKIYKLLSLVLGLFMLTSSGTIKEKKVKIYHKGWIDFNKNGVKDIYEDPRQTIDDRVADLLSQMTMEEKTCQMATLYGFSRVLEDELPNEKWKNRVWKDGIANIDEHLNTIQNRPYTFTEHAFPYSNHAKAINIMQKWFIEETRMGIPVDFSNEGVHGLCHKKATPLPAPIGIGSTWNKDLVYKAGQMVGSEAKALGYTNIYAPILDVARDPRWGRVIECYGEDPFHIGELGVRMAKGIQSAGVAATIKHFAVYSVPKGARDGEARTDPHVAPREMHQLYLYPFKKVIQEAKPMGVMSSYNDYDGEPVTGSYYFLTELLRQQMGFDGYVVSDSEAVEYLSDKHNVAEDYKEAVRQVVEAGLNVRTTFKTPESYIEPLREIIKEGKVSMQTIDARVAEVLKVKMRLGLFDHPLIEDVKLADKVVHTDENEELSRQITRESMVLLKNENNLLPLDIHQLKNVLVTGPLADETGYTFSRYGPAANASVSVFEGIKKYGAGMINVNYVKGCEVMDASWPESELMDVALTDEEQAGIDEAVAQAIKSDVIIAVVGEDEKRVGESKSRTSLQLPGRQLQLVKALYATGKPVVLVLINGQPLTINWENKYIPAILEAWFPGTSSGDVVAETLFGDNNPGGKLSVTFPKSTGQIPLNFPFKRGSHGGQIENIGNGYGTTRVTEPLYPFGYGLSYTTFEYSDLEITPSNALFQADIHVSFSVTNTGEREGDEVVQLYLEDVVSSVTTYESQLRGFERVHLLPGETKTVKITLHPEDLQLLDKNMNWTVEPGKFNIMVGSSSKDIKLNGSFEILNY; this is translated from the coding sequence ATGCTGAAAATCTACAAATTGCTTAGTCTGGTGCTAGGTTTGTTCATGTTAACTTCTTCTGGAACTATCAAGGAGAAAAAAGTAAAGATCTATCATAAAGGATGGATTGATTTTAATAAGAATGGGGTGAAGGATATATATGAGGATCCAAGGCAAACAATAGATGATAGGGTAGCGGATCTTCTCTCGCAAATGACCATGGAAGAAAAGACTTGTCAAATGGCTACCCTTTATGGTTTTTCACGAGTGCTGGAGGATGAATTACCCAACGAGAAGTGGAAAAATCGTGTATGGAAAGACGGAATTGCTAATATTGATGAGCATTTAAATACAATTCAAAATCGTCCTTATACCTTTACAGAACATGCTTTTCCTTATAGCAATCATGCTAAAGCCATAAATATCATGCAAAAGTGGTTTATTGAAGAAACCAGAATGGGTATTCCTGTTGATTTCTCGAATGAGGGCGTTCATGGTTTGTGTCATAAAAAAGCCACCCCTCTTCCTGCTCCCATTGGTATTGGTTCAACATGGAATAAAGATTTGGTATATAAAGCAGGACAAATGGTGGGGAGTGAAGCCAAGGCTTTGGGATATACCAATATTTACGCGCCGATACTGGATGTGGCTCGTGATCCGCGATGGGGAAGAGTAATAGAGTGCTATGGAGAGGATCCTTTTCATATTGGAGAGCTGGGGGTGCGGATGGCAAAGGGTATTCAGTCGGCTGGTGTTGCTGCTACCATAAAGCATTTTGCAGTTTATAGTGTGCCTAAGGGGGCACGTGATGGAGAGGCCAGAACGGACCCTCATGTGGCGCCACGCGAAATGCATCAATTGTATCTTTATCCTTTTAAAAAGGTGATACAGGAGGCTAAGCCAATGGGTGTGATGAGTAGTTATAACGATTATGATGGAGAGCCAGTAACCGGTAGTTATTATTTCTTGACAGAGTTATTGCGTCAGCAAATGGGTTTTGATGGTTACGTAGTATCGGATAGCGAGGCTGTGGAGTATCTTTCTGATAAGCACAATGTGGCCGAAGATTATAAGGAAGCTGTTCGTCAGGTGGTCGAAGCTGGCTTAAATGTGAGAACAACTTTTAAAACCCCGGAATCTTATATAGAACCTTTGCGGGAGATTATTAAAGAGGGTAAAGTGTCTATGCAGACGATTGATGCTCGTGTTGCCGAAGTGTTAAAGGTGAAGATGCGACTTGGTTTGTTTGATCATCCACTTATTGAGGATGTTAAACTGGCCGATAAGGTGGTTCATACAGATGAAAATGAAGAATTATCACGTCAAATAACACGTGAGTCGATGGTATTGTTGAAGAATGAGAATAACCTACTTCCATTGGATATTCATCAACTTAAAAATGTACTGGTAACTGGTCCACTGGCAGATGAAACAGGTTATACCTTTAGTCGTTATGGACCTGCTGCTAATGCTTCTGTGTCTGTATTTGAGGGTATTAAAAAGTATGGGGCAGGAATGATCAATGTGAATTATGTGAAGGGTTGCGAAGTAATGGATGCCAGCTGGCCCGAAAGTGAATTGATGGATGTGGCACTAACTGATGAAGAGCAGGCTGGCATTGATGAGGCTGTTGCGCAGGCTATAAAATCAGACGTGATCATTGCTGTGGTTGGAGAAGATGAGAAAAGAGTGGGCGAAAGTAAATCGCGTACTAGTTTGCAATTGCCCGGGAGACAGTTGCAGTTGGTGAAAGCCTTGTATGCTACGGGAAAACCTGTTGTATTGGTATTAATTAACGGGCAACCACTTACCATTAACTGGGAAAATAAATATATACCCGCTATTTTGGAAGCTTGGTTTCCGGGTACATCATCCGGGGATGTAGTGGCTGAAACTTTGTTCGGCGATAATAATCCCGGAGGTAAATTATCGGTGACCTTTCCTAAGTCTACCGGACAAATACCTTTGAATTTTCCATTTAAAAGAGGATCGCATGGCGGTCAGATTGAGAATATTGGAAATGGTTATGGAACAACACGTGTTACTGAGCCTTTGTATCCCTTTGGTTATGGATTAAGTTATACAACCTTTGAATATAGTGATTTAGAAATTACTCCAAGCAATGCCCTTTTTCAAGCAGATATTCATGTTTCTTTTAGTGTTACAAATACGGGAGAACGTGAAGGGGATGAAGTTGTACAACTGTATCTTGAAGATGTAGTAAGTAGTGTAACCACTTATGAATCTCAGCTGAGAGGTTTTGAACGAGTGCACTTATTGCCTGGTGAAACTAAAACAGTAAAAATTACTTTGCATCCAGAGGACTTGCAGCTGTTGGACAAAAATATGAACTGGACTGTGGAACCAGGTAAGTTTAATATTATGGTAGGTAGTTCATCTAAGGATATCAAGCTTAATGGGAGTTTTGAGATACTTAATTACTGA
- a CDS encoding SusC/RagA family TonB-linked outer membrane protein, whose translation MKKIKTKFLLLAIACLMTSFSWAQQRTISGTVIDESGETLPGVNVFVKGTTSGTISDIEGKYSIMIPDGASATLVYSFVGFATQEIAVGNQSSINVQLVSDAIGLDEVVAIGYGSVKKSDLTGSVESINAEKLTEMSKTDVGQAIQGQVAGVDVRRLSSKPGAQLSIKIRGNTVLKNTNVTKDGISDDLDEDLSKPLYVVDGVFMDDLSILNPSDIEKMDVLKDASATAIYGSRGANGVVIITTKTGVSGKMQVTYDGTFGVNTATNVPDFYNGDEYVSYVSDALRGEKWEKQWEDGVASVEDWNNTVIDTDPEFFDEDERNNVANRNYTNWIDLIKETGIQTSHTLGFSGGESGLLYNASVGYTKDEGLMGIENYERYNISSSLSKKVSETITVGVRSYFAYSDREEGSKELFRSSLRLAPTLSAYEEDGSIKTVPDAQDVRFINPLYEANGSWEGNTRKYNMIANAFIEIRPTDWFNFKTNFAPELITQRYGEYRGLLTKTARNDQSRTRAYYETDFSNSYTWDNIANFDFNIKDGHNLKATFISSIYLQQEDGSDFEIRNIDSDSYSYYNIEGGDDIKVYDSYYSKETLTSFASRINYNIQEKYLFTFTGRYDGSSKLAKGNKWAFFPSAAFAWRVSQEPFLVDKDWLSNLKLRLSYGESGNDGVVSRYASQAYLSDDSYLFGNQSASGKVIDDLSNDDLRWERSKEYNIGVDLGLFDGRIRLGAEYYNKKTVDAILGKTLMALTGFSESEGNYGSVRNSGVELVLNTVNVKKGDFRWTSSFNFAKNKNEVVELTDDIQKQVYGTHGVLMVGQPIDAVYSYEKIGIWQMDEAAEAAKYGFVPGQYKFKDQNNDGILSAEDDKVVIGSNSPDWTGGMTNNFNYKNLDLSVMVYTRQGVFGHSEFYSHFAPHNGDGATFNHLDMDYWTPNNQDAENPMPGVGSDDEWYFADMSFVKVGNIGLGYNMPKQIINKLNISSLRFSLDVQNPFTFSDYKGPDPETGLQNSYNMAYSVRTVLFGLKLKL comes from the coding sequence ATGAAAAAGATTAAAACTAAGTTCTTATTGCTGGCTATTGCATGCTTGATGACTTCATTTAGTTGGGCTCAGCAAAGAACTATATCGGGAACCGTTATAGATGAAAGCGGTGAAACATTGCCGGGTGTAAATGTTTTTGTTAAAGGAACTACTTCGGGTACGATTTCAGACATTGAAGGTAAGTATTCAATCATGATTCCTGATGGAGCCTCCGCCACACTTGTATATTCTTTTGTTGGATTTGCCACACAAGAAATTGCTGTTGGAAACCAATCTTCAATCAATGTACAATTGGTGTCTGATGCCATTGGCCTGGATGAGGTTGTGGCTATTGGATATGGTTCGGTTAAAAAGAGCGATTTAACAGGTTCAGTGGAATCAATCAATGCGGAAAAGTTAACAGAGATGAGTAAAACGGATGTTGGACAAGCTATTCAAGGACAGGTTGCAGGGGTTGATGTGCGTAGATTAAGCTCCAAGCCTGGTGCGCAATTGTCTATCAAAATTCGTGGAAATACAGTGCTTAAGAATACAAATGTTACCAAAGATGGAATTAGTGATGATTTAGATGAAGACTTGTCGAAACCTCTATACGTTGTTGATGGTGTATTTATGGATGATCTGAGTATTTTGAATCCTTCGGATATTGAAAAAATGGATGTGCTCAAGGATGCGTCTGCAACAGCTATTTACGGTTCAAGAGGCGCCAATGGGGTAGTTATTATTACTACAAAAACTGGAGTGAGTGGTAAAATGCAAGTAACTTACGATGGAACCTTTGGGGTGAATACGGCCACTAATGTTCCAGATTTTTACAATGGAGATGAATATGTTAGCTATGTTTCTGACGCATTAAGAGGAGAGAAATGGGAAAAGCAATGGGAAGATGGTGTTGCCAGTGTAGAAGACTGGAATAATACGGTTATTGATACAGATCCTGAATTCTTCGACGAAGACGAAAGAAATAATGTGGCCAATAGAAATTATACCAATTGGATTGACTTAATAAAAGAAACAGGCATTCAAACAAGTCATACCTTGGGTTTTTCTGGTGGAGAATCTGGTTTGCTTTATAACGCGTCGGTGGGGTATACCAAGGATGAGGGACTAATGGGAATTGAGAATTATGAACGTTACAATATTAGTTCTTCACTTTCTAAAAAAGTAAGTGAGACGATAACAGTAGGCGTTCGTTCTTATTTTGCATATTCTGATCGAGAAGAAGGAAGTAAGGAGTTATTTAGAAGCTCTTTACGTTTAGCACCAACCTTAAGCGCCTATGAAGAGGATGGTTCTATTAAGACGGTTCCTGATGCACAGGATGTACGTTTTATCAATCCTCTTTATGAAGCAAATGGTTCATGGGAGGGAAATACTAGAAAATACAATATGATTGCCAATGCTTTCATTGAAATTAGGCCTACAGATTGGTTTAATTTTAAAACTAATTTTGCACCGGAGTTGATTACTCAACGATATGGAGAATACAGAGGTTTGTTAACAAAAACCGCACGTAATGATCAAAGTCGTACTCGCGCGTATTATGAAACAGATTTTTCAAATTCATATACCTGGGATAATATTGCGAACTTTGATTTCAATATTAAAGATGGACATAATTTGAAGGCTACCTTTATTTCATCGATATATCTACAGCAAGAAGATGGTTCAGACTTTGAAATTAGGAATATAGATTCTGATTCTTATTCGTATTACAATATTGAAGGAGGAGATGATATAAAGGTATATGATTCTTATTATTCAAAAGAAACATTGACCTCTTTTGCTTCTCGTATTAATTATAATATTCAGGAGAAATATTTATTCACATTTACAGGGCGTTATGATGGGTCTTCTAAATTAGCGAAAGGAAATAAGTGGGCATTTTTTCCATCAGCAGCTTTTGCCTGGAGAGTAAGCCAGGAACCTTTTTTAGTTGATAAAGATTGGTTGTCGAATTTAAAATTGCGCTTATCTTATGGAGAGTCAGGGAATGATGGGGTTGTGAGTCGGTATGCCTCGCAAGCTTATTTAAGTGATGATTCTTATCTATTCGGTAATCAATCCGCTTCTGGAAAAGTGATTGACGATTTATCCAATGACGATTTACGCTGGGAACGCTCAAAAGAATATAATATAGGAGTGGATCTAGGTTTATTTGATGGACGAATAAGGTTGGGAGCTGAATATTACAATAAGAAGACTGTTGATGCGATATTGGGAAAAACATTAATGGCATTAACAGGATTTTCTGAGTCGGAAGGAAACTACGGATCAGTACGTAATAGTGGTGTGGAACTAGTATTAAACACAGTAAATGTAAAAAAAGGCGATTTCAGATGGACCTCCAGTTTCAATTTTGCAAAAAATAAAAATGAAGTTGTAGAGTTAACTGATGATATCCAAAAACAAGTTTATGGAACGCATGGGGTTCTTATGGTTGGACAACCGATTGATGCTGTGTATTCTTACGAAAAAATAGGAATCTGGCAAATGGACGAAGCAGCAGAGGCTGCTAAATATGGTTTTGTACCTGGTCAATATAAATTTAAAGACCAAAACAATGATGGTATTCTTTCTGCTGAAGATGATAAAGTCGTAATTGGTTCAAATTCTCCCGACTGGACAGGTGGAATGACCAATAATTTCAATTATAAAAATCTCGATTTATCAGTAATGGTATATACTCGTCAGGGGGTATTTGGTCACTCAGAATTTTACTCACATTTTGCGCCACACAACGGTGACGGAGCTACATTTAATCATTTAGATATGGATTATTGGACGCCCAATAATCAGGATGCAGAAAACCCAATGCCTGGCGTTGGCTCTGATGATGAATGGTATTTCGCAGATATGTCTTTTGTGAAAGTAGGTAATATTGGCCTTGGATATAATATGCCAAAACAAATTATAAACAAGTTAAATATTTCAAGTTTACGTTTTTCATTAGATGTTCAGAATCCATTTACATTTTCCGATTATAAAGGTCCTGACCCAGAAACTGGTTTGCAGAACTCTTATAATATGGCTTACTCAGTTCGGACTGTTTTATTTGGATTGAAACTTAAGTTGTAA
- a CDS encoding glycosyl hydrolase 115 family protein produces the protein MVCKLQNMTSKLLYLLIGIFLFNACTASVDDVYLVQGDHATDLEKNAIQDLKKDLMKVTNKNIEIFSESEDLPENGILYLLGTIDTHQKIAQLADSRKISLSNENPGPRGGIWAQATLENGRKAIVLAGSDVQGLQYAIYDYSSEVLGIDPLEYWTGKTANMVSDNDLLVFENRSIAPPEIPILCYFENDVDELANYRGKLLEYDWETYTEMINSLVRLKYNAIQLFDMLGRPEFFLREAYQKLKPDYDIDIKYIEKLIDYAHLKGMKVQIDMSLGYKLYQLNENEASCWKENKEKWIEAWTYYLEKTPVGKCDIFSLRPRNQVWDWEYKSTCGEDKTEVFNEVYAEFGKLIDRHNPDAVKVLICYHDGMEIFNKDFNPPKDFIVAWSDNGWLGFEYLPESTKGYNFGTYMHAGFWRNHTVPDPCPELIDETMTHFIDTYGANKYLQVNGQTFRLFILNITAFSKVAQSYKDFDGEDFYRKWTRYYFGEDAAEYVVSAYKHLHQAQLNEDGYVEILYRIKMYHQHLKTDALIENSESYQRAFSEDLNQRMAIIDSAWEFVEKGKELDKSKAYFYHDQVELPVLLIRQLLNYQFELQNVSLARDRYQKTGNKLDKQDALEKIDNARMLLEEHIATRMRGDMNPKWKNWYNPAIRRPNNGFPELEDLLEIKNVAEEL, from the coding sequence ATGGTATGTAAATTACAAAATATGACAAGTAAGCTATTGTACTTATTAATTGGGATATTTTTATTTAATGCATGTACTGCGTCTGTTGATGACGTCTATTTGGTGCAAGGGGATCATGCAACAGATCTTGAAAAAAATGCTATTCAGGATTTGAAAAAAGACTTGATGAAAGTAACAAATAAAAATATCGAAATTTTTTCTGAGTCTGAGGATTTGCCTGAGAATGGAATACTGTATTTGTTGGGAACAATTGATACTCATCAAAAAATAGCACAATTGGCAGATAGTCGTAAGATATCTTTATCTAATGAAAATCCAGGACCTCGGGGAGGTATATGGGCACAAGCTACATTGGAAAATGGAAGAAAGGCTATTGTGTTAGCAGGTTCTGATGTTCAGGGGCTACAATATGCCATATATGATTATTCAAGTGAGGTCTTAGGAATTGATCCTCTTGAGTATTGGACTGGGAAAACAGCGAATATGGTATCAGACAATGATTTATTGGTTTTCGAAAATCGTTCAATAGCACCCCCAGAAATTCCTATTTTATGCTATTTTGAAAATGATGTGGATGAATTAGCAAATTACCGGGGTAAATTGTTAGAGTACGATTGGGAAACATATACCGAAATGATTAATTCATTGGTTCGCTTAAAATATAATGCCATACAGTTGTTCGATATGTTGGGGAGACCTGAGTTTTTTTTACGTGAAGCTTATCAAAAACTAAAACCGGATTACGATATTGACATTAAGTATATTGAGAAACTTATTGATTATGCGCACTTGAAGGGGATGAAGGTTCAAATTGATATGTCATTGGGCTATAAGTTGTATCAATTAAATGAGAATGAGGCGAGTTGCTGGAAAGAGAATAAGGAAAAATGGATAGAGGCTTGGACTTATTATCTGGAAAAAACACCTGTGGGTAAATGTGATATTTTTTCGCTTCGTCCGAGAAATCAAGTTTGGGATTGGGAATATAAGAGTACTTGTGGTGAGGATAAAACAGAAGTCTTCAATGAGGTGTATGCTGAGTTTGGGAAGTTAATAGATAGGCATAATCCGGATGCTGTTAAGGTACTGATTTGTTATCATGACGGGATGGAGATTTTTAATAAGGACTTTAACCCTCCAAAGGATTTTATTGTGGCCTGGAGTGATAATGGCTGGCTTGGATTCGAATACTTGCCTGAGAGTACTAAAGGTTATAACTTTGGAACATATATGCATGCTGGTTTCTGGCGTAATCATACGGTGCCTGATCCTTGTCCGGAGCTTATTGACGAAACCATGACTCATTTTATTGATACCTATGGCGCCAATAAGTATTTACAGGTCAATGGGCAAACATTTCGTCTGTTTATTTTAAATATTACAGCTTTCTCAAAGGTGGCCCAGTCGTATAAAGATTTTGATGGTGAAGATTTTTATCGGAAATGGACTCGCTACTATTTTGGGGAGGACGCAGCTGAATATGTGGTTTCAGCCTATAAACATCTGCACCAGGCACAGCTAAATGAAGATGGTTATGTTGAAATACTCTACCGTATTAAGATGTATCATCAGCATTTAAAAACCGATGCTTTAATTGAGAATAGCGAAAGTTATCAGCGTGCGTTTAGTGAAGACCTGAATCAACGTATGGCCATCATTGATAGTGCCTGGGAATTTGTTGAAAAAGGTAAAGAGCTGGACAAAAGCAAGGCTTATTTTTATCATGATCAGGTCGAGTTACCTGTTTTGCTTATTCGTCAGTTACTTAATTATCAATTTGAATTACAGAATGTTTCCTTGGCTCGTGACAGATATCAAAAAACGGGAAATAAGCTTGATAAACAGGATGCTTTAGAAAAGATCGATAATGCCCGCATGTTACTTGAAGAACATATTGCTACTCGTATGCGTGGGGATATGAATCCAAAGTGGAAAAATTGGTATAATCCTGCCATTAGAAGACCTAATAATGGGTTTCCTGAATTGGAAGATCTGCTTGAAATAAAGAATGTAGCAGAGGAACTTTAG
- a CDS encoding RagB/SusD family nutrient uptake outer membrane protein, whose translation MKLGKKIIYTCSILSLLVGFNACESFLEEENPSEITAESYITEDTADELVVGIYSSLRDVYKQYSTAFYGTDIFTTQNPLYSNNSLNEYYNMTSSVGGVEGVWDSNYKVISNANSTINQYENVISWSESSATQKAYGIAQAKGLRALAYYNLVQQFGGVVLVLDEINEISFSYTRASEEEVFNQIISDLETAIPNLEAVPDFGRFSKRAAEHLLADVYVTRGYKSFGSSDDFTKAAQYAELAIDSYDILSQTYAEVFDYDNQENDEVLFSIQYGDGGEADDRDNDKQGIIMNQVFNYIGIERTTSPYGEVVFAAMPTDFFYSLFEDNDTRDEVTLYRALIATEATSYSSNYGTDIISIGDTIVYYPKNALTTADLKDKLNRYFVYQPDQYAYDAVGDNIEGVIYQYSDNQLKTNFPIFKKFNDVNSAGTDGGYRDTYVFRVAETHLVAAEAYLKAGNNTAALAHINKVHERASGVSNYYTSIDIDDVLNERAMELAGESNRWNILKRTGKLEERINSYNPHVIDHGEFDADIHLVRPIPAAEMELSDGSLIQNPEY comes from the coding sequence ATGAAATTAGGAAAGAAAATTATATATACATGCTCAATATTGAGTCTACTGGTAGGTTTCAATGCATGTGAAAGTTTTTTAGAGGAAGAAAATCCTTCTGAAATTACAGCGGAAAGTTATATAACGGAAGATACAGCAGATGAGCTAGTGGTTGGTATCTATAGTTCGTTACGTGATGTTTATAAGCAATATTCAACCGCTTTTTATGGTACAGATATTTTCACTACGCAAAATCCTTTGTACAGTAATAATAGCTTGAACGAGTATTATAATATGACTTCTTCAGTAGGAGGGGTTGAAGGTGTTTGGGATTCCAATTATAAAGTAATCAGTAATGCCAACTCTACCATTAATCAATATGAAAATGTTATTAGTTGGTCTGAAAGTAGTGCCACGCAAAAGGCCTATGGTATTGCGCAAGCCAAAGGTTTAAGAGCATTGGCCTACTATAATTTAGTTCAACAGTTTGGTGGTGTTGTACTTGTGTTGGATGAGATTAATGAAATCTCATTTAGCTACACAAGAGCCAGTGAGGAAGAAGTTTTTAACCAAATTATTAGCGACCTTGAAACGGCTATTCCAAATTTAGAGGCTGTACCCGATTTTGGCCGTTTTTCCAAAAGAGCAGCTGAGCATTTGTTAGCGGATGTATATGTAACCCGCGGTTATAAGTCTTTTGGTAGTTCTGATGATTTTACGAAAGCTGCTCAGTATGCGGAATTAGCCATTGATTCCTATGACATTTTAAGCCAAACTTATGCAGAGGTTTTTGATTATGATAATCAAGAAAACGATGAGGTTTTATTTTCTATTCAATATGGCGATGGTGGTGAAGCTGATGATCGTGATAATGATAAGCAAGGTATTATTATGAATCAGGTTTTTAACTATATCGGAATCGAGCGTACAACAAGTCCTTATGGTGAGGTGGTGTTTGCAGCGATGCCTACAGATTTTTTCTACAGCTTGTTCGAAGATAATGATACCCGCGATGAGGTAACCTTGTATCGTGCTCTTATTGCAACGGAAGCAACATCGTATTCTTCTAACTATGGAACAGATATTATAAGTATTGGTGATACTATTGTTTATTATCCTAAAAACGCCTTGACTACAGCTGACTTAAAAGATAAATTAAATAGGTATTTTGTATATCAGCCTGATCAATATGCCTATGATGCTGTAGGTGATAATATTGAGGGGGTTATTTATCAATATTCTGATAATCAGTTAAAAACAAATTTCCCTATTTTTAAGAAATTTAATGATGTTAATTCTGCGGGAACCGATGGAGGTTATAGAGATACTTATGTATTTCGTGTGGCAGAAACCCATTTAGTGGCGGCAGAAGCGTACCTAAAAGCTGGTAATAATACGGCTGCTTTGGCACATATCAATAAAGTACATGAGAGAGCCAGTGGGGTTTCTAATTATTACACATCTATTGATATTGATGATGTTTTAAATGAAAGAGCTATGGAGTTGGCTGGAGAGTCCAATAGGTGGAATATTTTGAAAAGAACCGGAAAACTTGAGGAAAGAATTAATTCATATAATCCGCATGTAATAGATCATGGCGAGTTTGACGCTGATATTCATTTGGTTCGTCCAATTCCAGCCGCCGAAATGGAATTATCTGATGGTTCATTAATACAAAATCCTGAATACTAA